Within Burkholderia latens, the genomic segment GGCAAGGCACGCACGAGCCCAAGTCCCAAGCGGCTTGAACGATCTGCAAGGTGCATGCCGACCGGGCTCCGTAGTCGCCCATACGGCGCGCGCGGGCCGGCACGCTTCGGAGATTCGCGGGTGAGGGTTTTGCGGCGCGCACGCGGGTGTGCGCGCGGAGCGTTCAGGCGGGCTTCGTGAAGCAATCGACGAGATCGGGGCGGTCGAGCTGCTCGACCCACCAGTGGAGTGCGCGGCCGGCCTCGTCGCTGCGCCATGCGAGATAGCAGTGCGTGGTATCGCGCATGCCGGTCACGCGGCGAGCGACGAGCTTGCCGTCGGCGATCGCGCGTGCGGCAATGCATTCCGGCAGCGTGCCGACCGCTAGCCCTTCGCATTGCGCGTCCAGCTTGGCCGCAAGCGTCGGCACCGCGAGATACGGCTGGCCCGCATCGATCGCGACCGACTGCGGCTGCAGCTCGCGCGACGTGTCGCTGATCACCGCGCCGCGATACTGGACGACCGACGTCCTCGAAAGCGGCTCGGGTAGCGCTGCGAGCGGATGGCTCGGCGCGACCGCGAAGATGTGCTTCAGCGAGCCGATCGGTCGCGCGATGATGTTCGGCAGTTCCGGCGGCTCGCCTGCGGCACCGACGACGAGATCCGCACGGCGCGAGATCAGCGCATCCCACGTGCCGCCGAGCACTTCGGTCGACAGCCGCAGCCGCGTGCCCATCTCGAGTGCATAGAAGCGGTGTACGAACGGCCACAACGCATCGAACGGCAGAATCTCGTCGATACAGATGCGTACCTCGGTTTCCCAGCCTTCCTGCGCGCGCTGCGCCTTCACCTCGAGTTGTTCGGCCGCGCGCAGCAAGCGCCGGCCCTCCTCGACGACGATGCGGCCGGCATGCGTGAGCTTCGCGCGCCGTCCGCTGCGATCGAACAGCATCACGCCGAGATCGCTTTCCAGTTTTTGAACGAGATAGGTGAGTGCGGACGGCACGCGGTGCAGCAGTTCCGCGGCTTCGGCGAACGTTCCGGTCCGGTCGATCGCATCCAGCGCTTCGAGCGCTTCGAATGACAGCTTCATCGCGAGTTCAGATAGAGGGCGGCTCGCGCATCATATCAGTGCGCGCGAAGCACGGGGGCGCGTCATCGCGATTTGCTAGACTCGCGAGCGTCGTCACTTGCCGCGCCGCCTCAACGTCACCATGACCGCCCGTCAGTCAGACACGCCATCCTCGGATTTCATCCCGGCCGACGTCAGGCAGACCGTCGTCGCGCAGGCATTGCCAAAGGGGCAAATCGGCATCGTCCGCCTGAAGACGCTGCGCAGGAACATGGGGCTGACCGCGCCGTACGAGCTCGAGAACTCCGACCTCATCGTGTTGCAGCTGCGACCGTTCGGCGAGCAGGACCTGTGGCTTGACGGCCGTCGCGCACCGTTCGTGCCGTACAGCGCGGGCACCGTCACGATCCACGATCTAGACCGGAACTGGGTGGCCGATCTGAAGGGGACGTTCGATTGCCTCCATTTCCATCTGCCGCGGCACACGCTCGAGGAAACGGCCGATGAGCTTGGCGGCGGGCGACGGCCTCAGTTGTATCTGCCGCCTCATCTGAGTACCCACGACTCGGTCATCCACGCGCTCGGACAGTCGTTGCTGCCTGCACTCGCCCGCCCGGACCGGGCGTCGCAGATGTTCATCGACCATGTCGGGCTCGCGTTCCAGGCGCACGTCGCGCAGCGGTACGGCGGCATCGGCGAGCGGCGGCGACCGGAGCCGGGCAAGCTCACGCCGTCGCAGGCGCGTCGCGCGAAGGAACTGCTGCTCGAACATCTCGACGGGAACATCGGGCTGGCCGACGTCGCGAGTGCGTGCGGGCTCTCTCGC encodes:
- a CDS encoding helix-turn-helix domain-containing protein — encoded protein: MTARQSDTPSSDFIPADVRQTVVAQALPKGQIGIVRLKTLRRNMGLTAPYELENSDLIVLQLRPFGEQDLWLDGRRAPFVPYSAGTVTIHDLDRNWVADLKGTFDCLHFHLPRHTLEETADELGGGRRPQLYLPPHLSTHDSVIHALGQSLLPALARPDRASQMFIDHVGLAFQAHVAQRYGGIGERRRPEPGKLTPSQARRAKELLLEHLDGNIGLADVASACGLSRGYFVKAFHQTTGLPPHRWLIVQRVERAKEWMRNPELPLSMIALACGFADQSHFSRTFTRVTGVNPRRWRADNT
- a CDS encoding LysR family transcriptional regulator; translated protein: MKLSFEALEALDAIDRTGTFAEAAELLHRVPSALTYLVQKLESDLGVMLFDRSGRRAKLTHAGRIVVEEGRRLLRAAEQLEVKAQRAQEGWETEVRICIDEILPFDALWPFVHRFYALEMGTRLRLSTEVLGGTWDALISRRADLVVGAAGEPPELPNIIARPIGSLKHIFAVAPSHPLAALPEPLSRTSVVQYRGAVISDTSRELQPQSVAIDAGQPYLAVPTLAAKLDAQCEGLAVGTLPECIAARAIADGKLVARRVTGMRDTTHCYLAWRSDEAGRALHWWVEQLDRPDLVDCFTKPA